One Leopardus geoffroyi isolate Oge1 chromosome B1, O.geoffroyi_Oge1_pat1.0, whole genome shotgun sequence DNA window includes the following coding sequences:
- the PPP1R3B gene encoding protein phosphatase 1 regulatory subunit 3B isoform X2, which translates to MMAVDIECRYSCMAPSLRRERFAFKASPKPSKPLRPCIQLSSKDEAGGMVAPTVQEKKVKKRVSFADNQGLALTMVKVFSEFDDPLDIPFNITELLDNIVSLTTAESESFVLDFSQPSADYLDFRNRLQTDHVCLENCVLKDRAIAGTVKVQNLAFEKTVKIRVTFDTWKSFTDFPCWYVKDTYAGSDRDTFSFDISLPEKVQSYERIEFAVCFECRGQTYWDSNKGKNYRIIRAELKSSQGTAEPQNGPDFGISFDQFGSPRCSYGLFPEWPSYLGYEKLGPYY; encoded by the coding sequence ATGATGGCTGTGGACATAGAGTGCAGGTACAGCTGCATGGCCCCTTCCTTGCGCAGAGAGAGATTCGCCTTCAAGGCTTCACCAAAGCCAAGCAAACCACTGAGGCCTTGCATTCAGCTGAGCAGCAAAGATGAAGCCGGCGGAATGGTGGCCCCCACCGTGCAGGAGAAGAAGGTGAAAAAGCGGGTGTCCTTCGCAGACAACCAAGGGCTGGCCCTGACAATGGTCAAAGTGTTCTCGGAATTCGATGACCCGTTAGATATTCCGTTTAACATCACTGAGCTCCTAGACAACATTGTGAGTCTGACGACAGCAGAGAGCGAGAGCTTTGTTCTGGATTTTTCACAGCCTTCCGCAGATTACTTAGACTTTAGAAATCGGCTTCAGACCGACCACGTATGCCTTGAAAACTGTGTGCTGAAAGACAGAGCAATTGCTGGCACAGTGAAAGTGCAGAACCTGGCGTTTGAGAAGACGGTGAAAATACGGGTGACATTTGACACTTGGAAAAGCTTCACAGACTTTCCCTGTTGGTATGTGAAGGACACTTACGCTGGTTCAGACAGGGACACGTTCTCCTTTGACATTAGCTTACCTGAGAAAGTTCAGTCTTACGAGAGAATAGAGTTTGCTGTGTGCTTTGAGTGCCGCGGACAGACTTACTGGGAcagcaacaaaggcaaaaactATAGGATCATCCGGGCTGAACTGAAATCCTCTCAGGGAACAGCCGAGCCACAGAACGGACCAGATTTTGGAATATCCTTTGACCAGTTTGGAAGCCCTCGGTGTTCCTACGGTCTGTTTCCAGAGTGGCCTAGTTATTTAGGATACGAAAAGCTAGGGCCCTACTACTAG
- the PPP1R3B gene encoding protein phosphatase 1 regulatory subunit 3B isoform X1, with product MCTSTLMSCTRVLACSSNPMMAVDIECRYSCMAPSLRRERFAFKASPKPSKPLRPCIQLSSKDEAGGMVAPTVQEKKVKKRVSFADNQGLALTMVKVFSEFDDPLDIPFNITELLDNIVSLTTAESESFVLDFSQPSADYLDFRNRLQTDHVCLENCVLKDRAIAGTVKVQNLAFEKTVKIRVTFDTWKSFTDFPCWYVKDTYAGSDRDTFSFDISLPEKVQSYERIEFAVCFECRGQTYWDSNKGKNYRIIRAELKSSQGTAEPQNGPDFGISFDQFGSPRCSYGLFPEWPSYLGYEKLGPYY from the coding sequence GGTTCTAGCCTGTTCCTCTAACCCAATGATGGCTGTGGACATAGAGTGCAGGTACAGCTGCATGGCCCCTTCCTTGCGCAGAGAGAGATTCGCCTTCAAGGCTTCACCAAAGCCAAGCAAACCACTGAGGCCTTGCATTCAGCTGAGCAGCAAAGATGAAGCCGGCGGAATGGTGGCCCCCACCGTGCAGGAGAAGAAGGTGAAAAAGCGGGTGTCCTTCGCAGACAACCAAGGGCTGGCCCTGACAATGGTCAAAGTGTTCTCGGAATTCGATGACCCGTTAGATATTCCGTTTAACATCACTGAGCTCCTAGACAACATTGTGAGTCTGACGACAGCAGAGAGCGAGAGCTTTGTTCTGGATTTTTCACAGCCTTCCGCAGATTACTTAGACTTTAGAAATCGGCTTCAGACCGACCACGTATGCCTTGAAAACTGTGTGCTGAAAGACAGAGCAATTGCTGGCACAGTGAAAGTGCAGAACCTGGCGTTTGAGAAGACGGTGAAAATACGGGTGACATTTGACACTTGGAAAAGCTTCACAGACTTTCCCTGTTGGTATGTGAAGGACACTTACGCTGGTTCAGACAGGGACACGTTCTCCTTTGACATTAGCTTACCTGAGAAAGTTCAGTCTTACGAGAGAATAGAGTTTGCTGTGTGCTTTGAGTGCCGCGGACAGACTTACTGGGAcagcaacaaaggcaaaaactATAGGATCATCCGGGCTGAACTGAAATCCTCTCAGGGAACAGCCGAGCCACAGAACGGACCAGATTTTGGAATATCCTTTGACCAGTTTGGAAGCCCTCGGTGTTCCTACGGTCTGTTTCCAGAGTGGCCTAGTTATTTAGGATACGAAAAGCTAGGGCCCTACTACTAG